One genomic region from Diabrotica undecimpunctata isolate CICGRU chromosome 9, icDiaUnde3, whole genome shotgun sequence encodes:
- the LOC140450876 gene encoding uncharacterized protein, translated as MGSGQCCVDEHMVYYAGNDKPHHWNGVALILSKKVAGAVISVIPLSDRVILMKLQGRPVNTNIIQIYAPTSEKPEEDIEEFYAIMDLAKINASSLVAERKPIKKLVDLPIGTPFPIHSGKVVNTKFGKAVLLDLGTEVVFLPHRVTEVYQPIIGELCGGKYS; from the exons TATACTATGCGGGAAACGACAAACCACATCACTGGAATGGCGTAGCATTGATTCTGAGCAAAAAGGTCGCTGGGGCTGTGATCAGCGTGATACCTCTCTCTGACAGGGTCATTCTGATGAAGCTGCAAGGCAGACCCGTTAATACGAACATCATTCAAATTTACGCTCCAACATCAGAAAAACCAGAAGAGGATATCGAGGAGTTCTACGCAATT ATGGATCTAGCAAAAATTAATGCATCATCTTTGGTTGCAGAACGCAAACCGATAAAAAAATTGGTAGATTTGCCAATTGGGACACCCTTTCCAATTCACTCAGGAAAAGTGGTAAACACAAAATTTGGGAAAGCAGTTCTACTGGATTTAGGTACTGAAGTCGTGTTCCTGCCTCATCGGGTGACCGAAGTATACCAACCAATCATCGGCGAACTTTGTGGAGGAAAATATTCATAA